From Primulina tabacum isolate GXHZ01 chromosome 2, ASM2559414v2, whole genome shotgun sequence, one genomic window encodes:
- the LOC142524162 gene encoding uncharacterized protein LOC142524162 has protein sequence MENLKMKNWNSVPQFGAWEHEAGVGTNYSMIFSQARANRKQQKNNLTRHIIGNERELLKKTHREDEYGVIDMQKKKKKMWRCLSCCIRF, from the exons ATGGAAAACTTGAAGATG AAGAATTGGAATTCTGTTCCTCAATTTGGAGCATGGGAGCACGAGGCAGGGGTTGGAACTAATTACTCTATGATTTTTTCGCAAGCTCGAGCTAATAGGAAGCAGCAGAAAAACAACTTAACTCGCCACATCATTGGGAATGAAAGGGAGCTTCTTAAAAAGACACACAGGGAGGATGAATACGGTGTG ATTGATAtgcagaagaagaaaaagaagatgtGGAGATGCCTTAGTTGTTGTATAAGGTTTTGA
- the LOC142524151 gene encoding LOW QUALITY PROTEIN: pentatricopeptide repeat-containing protein At1g62350-like (The sequence of the model RefSeq protein was modified relative to this genomic sequence to represent the inferred CDS: deleted 1 base in 1 codon): protein MWRQGRNLMRQALFRLPLRVQTSRHLITGTASSPSLSIWRRKKEMGKEGLMVAKELKRLQCHPVRFERFMKSNVSRLLKSDLVAVLAEFQRQNLVSLCMKLYDVVRKEIWYRPDMFFYRDMLMMLARNKKVDEAKRVWEDLKREEVLFDQHTFGDLVRAFLDSGLTSKAMLIYDEMRSSPEPALSLPYRVILKGLLPYPELREKVKDDFLELFPDMIIYDPPEDLFDDDGKRRSESEED, encoded by the exons ATGTGGCGTCAAGGTCGGAATCTCATGCGACAGGCCTTATTCCGGCTGCCGTTGCGAGTTCAAACCAGTAGACACCTGATCACTGGAACGGCTTCTAGCCCCAGCTTGTCCATATGGCGGCGGAAGAAGGAGATGGGGAAGGAGGGGTTAATGGTGGCGAAGGAACTGAAACGCCTGCAGTGCCACCCGGTAAGGTTCGAGAGGTTCATGAAGAGCAATGTTTCTCGCCTCCTTAAATCCGACCTTGTTGCTGTCCTTGCTGAATTCCAACGTCAAAACCTTGTTTCCCTCTGCATGAAG TTATATGACGTGGTGCGGAAAGAAATTTGGTACAGACCAGATATGTTCTTCTACAGGGATATGCTCATGATGCTTGCTCGGAACAAAAAGGTTGATGAGGCAAAGAGGGTGTGGGAAGATTTGAAGAGGGAAGAAGTCCTTTTTGATCAGCATACATTTGGAGACCTC GTCAGGGCCTTCTTAGACAGTGGTTTAACAAGTAAAGCAATGTTGATATATGATGAAATGAGAAGCTCTCCTGAGCCGGCGCTATCTTTGCCTTATCGTGTCATATTGAAAGGATTGCTTCCTTACCCTGAGCTGAGGGAGAAGGTGAAAGATGACTTTTTGGAACTCTTCCCCGACATGATTATTTATGATCCACCAGAAGACCTTTTTGATGATGATGGAAAAAGGAGATCGGAGAGTGAAGAGGATTAG
- the LOC142537244 gene encoding uncharacterized protein LOC142537244 produces MELANVSISLCLYATAPTSPNPCDRKSLAYLYCSAPVSPRRKKQDTGDFLNSNLVDFEFESSKTFSRKQRYRERGDSLPAVAFVDEGFFGGLVMPLKLPPRLHYNSVFNSSSQRWTFARRSKFPTTMCRIPFACKYTWNDDFDPFTVALERVREEKRGRSGQPRRSRSYSPFRIASKYSCTDTISSNQDSYKEKSSMKSTNQVSVLSYSGPLELKGFAYARWVRDQKKQGLNPREPKNPSGVRFGLRVRPVRNEHDGRDMPASTKGRDAKDKRGNDSGKSRVEKLKGLVLKYASFGREKNATKLTKKSLQAQKGSYFSRLSFKFRDNGKRMPDDETTAVAECKTSIISCSYY; encoded by the coding sequence ATGGAACTTGCAAATGTCTCTATTTCCCTTTGTTTGTATGCAACTGCCCCTACTAGCCCGAATCCATGTGATCGCAAGAGTCTCGCGTACTTATACTGCAGTGCCCCGGTTAGTCCGCGGAGGAAAAAACAAGACACAGGCGATTTTCTCAACTCGAATCTTGTTGATTTCGAGTTTGAGTCTAGCAAGACATTCAGTCGAAAGCAAAGATATCGAGAGCGTGGGGACTCGCTTCCGGCCGTGGCGTTTGTCGACGAAGGCTTCTTCGGTGGCCTAGTCATGCCTCTAAAACTCCCTCCAAGACTCCATTATAACAGTGTTTTCAATAGTTCTAGCCAGAGGTGGACGTTTGCTCGGAGGTCTAAGTTTCCAACTACAATGTGCAGAATCCCGTTTGCTTGTAAGTATACATGGAACGACGATTTCGATCCTTTTACCGTGGCTTTGGAGAGAGTGAGAGAAGAGAAGAGGGGAAGAAGTGGTCAGCCGAGGCGCTCAAGATCATATTCCCCATTCAGAATTGCCTCAAAGTACTCATGTACTGACACCATCTCCAGCAATCAAGATTCTTACAAGGAAAAGAGCTCGATGAAGTCGACGAATCAAGTTTCCGTATTGAGCTATAGTGGACCACTGGAGCTCAAGGGCTTTGCTTATGCAAGATGGGTTCGAGACCAGAAGAAACAAGGGCTAAACCCGCGAGAGCCGAAGAACCCTTCGGGGGTACGTTTTGGACTGCGTGTAAGGCCCGTGAGAAACGAGCACGATGGAAGGGACATGCCAGCTTCAACTAAAGGGAGAGATGCTAAAGACAAGCGTGGTAATGATAGTGGAAAAAGTAGGGTGGAGAAACTCAAAGGACTTGTATTGAAGTACGCATCATTCGGCAGAGAAAAGAATGCTACCAAGTTGACAAAGAAAAGTTTACAAGCACAAAAGGGAAGTTACTTTAGTAGATTGAGCTTTAAGTTCAGGGATAATGGTAAGAGGATGCCGGATGATGAGACGACCGCAGTAGCCGAATGCAAAACATCCATCATCTCTTGCTCATATTACTAA
- the LOC142524155 gene encoding splicing factor 3B subunit 6-like protein — protein MAAISLRKGNTRLPPEVNRVLYVRNLPFNITSEEMYDIFGKYGAIRQIRVGTNKDTRGTAFVVYEDIYDAKTAVDHLSGFNVANRYLIVLYYQQAKMGKKFDQKKKEEEIQKLQEKYGIGTPASKDK, from the coding sequence ATGGCAGCAATTAGCCTCCGGAAGGGCAACACGCGCCTCCCGCCGGAAGTGAACCGTGTTCTCTACGTGCGCAATCTACCCTTCAACATAACGAGCGAAGAGATGTACGACATATTTGGGAAGTACGGCGCCATAAGGCAGATCCGCGTCGGGACCAACAAGGATACGCGTGGCACAGCTTTTGTGGTTTACGAGGATATCTACGACGCAAAGACCGCCGTCGACCACTTGTCGGGTTTCAACGTGgcgaacaggtatttgattgtGTTGTACTACCAGCAGGCGAAGATGGGCAAGAAGTTtgaccagaagaagaaggaAGAAGAGATTCAGAAGCTGCAGGAAAAGTACGGTATTGGCACTCCTGCTTCCAAAGATAAGTAG